From the Psilocybe cubensis strain MGC-MH-2018 chromosome 6, whole genome shotgun sequence genome, the window GCGTTTATCTGAGTCGCATCTATCGACATCGTTTTGATTGATTGGCACTGATTCATTTGTCAATCAGAAGGGTTCATCTACCACAATAGAGCAGGAACATTGCTTACTGAAATTGGTAGGTTAACAGAGACTGTTGTCTGTCCCTGAGGAATCTTTCCGATCAACGCAGTTTTTGCATTTGCGAGGAAGGTTGCGGCTCTCGAGTTGAATCCAGCTGTAAGGAGACTTCTTTCAGGATCAAAATGTAAGGCTAGTTTTCCATCTATGACTCACTGAGAAGTCCATTCTATTCAGAGTAAGCAGTGTTAATATTCGTAATGTGTGCCCTTTAAATGAGATTTGGACTTACAATCCAATTTCTACAAGCAAGTTGTGAGCAAAACGAGTATATGAGAGTGAGTAGACTgtgaagcttgaagacgCACTTGTAAGCGGTAGAAACATCGAAAGGTTGAGCAGGTGGAAAAGCAGCCTCATATTCAGCGATAAAGTTTATCCAAAGTTGGCGGACCTACACCATGTATTGGAGCTTACGATGTATGAGGAAAGTCCTGGTTTACTCACTGAATCCGCCCGAATTTTGAATTCGATCTCAATAGTTCTGTCCTGTAGGTAATCAGTTGCCACACCTGCTGCTCGCAAGAGGAACAGGATTGCAGATGCATCTTTTGATGGTCCTTGCATGTTTGCTAGTGTTCTAAACTCCTTTTGTCCAGCGAGGAACTACATGTTCACATTGATTGAGGTCACAGGAATCGTTAGATTTGTGTAAATAACATACCGCTTCCCTAGATAAATGAGCAAAATGTGCCATGACATTGAATATTTACAGTATTCTGTTCAATCCATCGTAACTCACTTGGCTGAATTCGCGATGCCCAACAGAACTTAAGCCTTTAATTTTAGCCTGATATTGTCCGTCAAAAACCAAATGTACGCTCACCTGGCATTTCATCGGTTCCAGTTGGCTGAATGGAACGCAAGGCATCGGCAAGAATCACACCCTGTGTTCCAAACGGACTGAAAACGTAAGTCTTCAGCCAGTTGCATGCGCTCATGCCACGCAAATCGACGTTTTTGACAACAACATCCTGATATGTTTGTTAGAGGGTGAAATAATTCTAGGGTTACTTTGGCGGGCCACTAACCGTCATGAACTGTGTCAGAAGCTTTAAGTGAAAAAATCACGTCAGCATTTGCCTCTATTGGGCATACAGACGACCGACTGACTTGCATCTGTTCACACGTACATTGATCAAAAATCTTCGACAAGGAAAGGAAATACCTGAGCTCACCTCATAGACGTGCTCTTTCGCATATCCGTCATCGTTCCGACTGGTAGTTCTAGCAGCGTACTGGAGATATGGGTAAGTGAGATAATGTATTGAGTGTAGCGAGAACCTCCTACAGAATTTCGTGCGCCCCAGTCTGCTGCGGTGGTGCTTAAACTAAGCACAAGAATTGAACGAAAATTCTTCAGGAAAAGGGATAGAGTTATTACTCATCAAGCTCGAGTAAATCCCATATTCCGTCTGGCAGGGTATTTTGGTATGCTGAAAAACGGAGTAAGAATCGGAATGACCAACTTGGGAAATGAACTACGGGGAGGCTTAATGGTCAATCCCAGGCTACTTCTGGTTATGATTCCACAACGGGTCTCAGAAATTTtcaggaaagagaaagacggCTTAAACTCACGGGCATCCTGTCACGCTGACCCGACGTTCAAGATGGACTGCCCGACTTGTGTCAACTAAAATCGTCGCAGCTGACACATTCAAAATAATATACCTATATGTTCTTCGCTTCGGGTTTCAAGTTCATCGTCACCGTCATCGGGATCGGGGTCAGGGACGCTGTCTGCGAGAGCGTCAGCACAACTTCCACTGGTTCCGTTATTTTCCTTCGGGTGTGGGCAGTCGAATAGGCCTGAGAACAAACCGCGAGACTCCAGACTACCTTCCCGAGCCTCGAAATATTGCAAATTACTCCCCGTACCCCCGTGACGTTTCTTCCTAAATGGCTTTGCCATGCTAAATCCAACGCTTTCATTTCCTGGTAAATCGCGGGGAGTATATATTGAGCGGCGAGCAGGGGAGTCCGAGAATGAGATACTAGTGCTATGAGTTTTACGCACAGTTAGCTGACTTCATATGACATTATGGAGGTTGCGGACCTGTACAAGTTATAGTCTTGATGGAAAAAGTTGAATGGACCAACCGTGCCTCCCAATCCAGACGCACCCTATGAAACGGTAAGGGATGATACAATAAACTTGTTGAAGTGTTGCACTTACAGCAAGGAAGTCGACTTGAGCGTCAATGCTAGCGTCAACTCCTTGTAAATTTGCATTAAAAGACATGACGAGAGCACCATCAACGGTAATGGTGGCTATTTCACACCATAGTCAGCTATGTTTGCAAGTCAAAGAACACTAACTACCTTGTGCCCCTATTTCGAGCGGTGTCCCTGGGAATACAGTGAACACCGCTGCGGCTTCTGGTATAACATGAACACTGGAATATCAATGTGCATAAGCTTATCAGAATGGGTGTTAACAGTGAATGAATACCCTAAGGATCCGCCAAGCTCGACATCTAGTGTGGGTTGTATAGTCCACCctaataaaaaaaatatagTCGATTGAAGTCAGCGCCAAAGATAGTCAAACTCACCATACTCTTGACCTGGAGCGGTATCGCTTCCCTTATCAACCGGTGTCTGTGTCCCGCCTACGAGACCAAACGACACATGCCTGTGAAGGACGAATTGGATTAGTACTCCACGAACCATTCATCTCTTGTCTGTGGATAAAACAAACCCTTGGGGAAGCGTGTAGGCCGCAGTAGCTCCAAAGGTTCCAGACAAAGATAATTGGCCAATAATCTGGCCATCTTGTATTTCATAAATCATCATTGACTAGAAACGTTTAATTTTGAAAGAAAACTTACAGATGTTAAATGTAGGTCCCACCGTTACTATAGATGGTATATATAGGTCAGGAAATACATCCGTAGATCTGCAAAGCAAGCTCACTAATTCCTGGCCATTTCAACTAGACACGGTGCATATTAGGAGGGGTCTATATCCTAGGAGTAAGATTGAGACTTACTCCTGGCCATGCAAGTTCCGGAACCAATGGTATTCTCCCTGTGTCATACTGAAGTTCGGCTCGGCCGGTTACAGCAAATCcaagagaagcagaagcatcGGAATTCGCATAAACATAGGCAGAATCAACGTTAAGAGGGAAAAGAGATCCCTCCAAGTAAAATCCTGTATGTGAAATTGTGAGTTGAGGGCATGTAATTGACATTAAATTGGATATTGACCGTAATTTAGATGAGCCCTTGCATTTCCTTGCGCTGTAACAGATATACTTGCATCAAAGGTCAAAGTACCGTCCTCACTCTCGCAGTGCTGACTGGCCGAGAAAAGGACACTAGAGAATGACTTTTGCATCACGAGATCAGCGCTTGTATCAGATTTGACTTTTGTAAGTCGCTTGAGCCAGTCATCAAAGCCACCAAACCACCGTTCCTCTAGATCTCTTCTTACAGATGATCCTGGATCTTGAATTATTTCTTAGACCTTGGTAAACACTTGGAAGAAGTCACGTTCCAGACTCACCAGCTGTATCAATTTCGGCCCAGTATCCAGGCAATGTAGTAACATCAGCACGAAGAAGAACTTCGCCGTCATCAGCTGTTCGAGTTTCCGACCTCCAACTAATTTCAGATAATATTATGTGTATGTTTGTAAACGGGGACATACATTAAGTGGAAGTTGTAGTCAAAATGCATTTCATAGACTGGATTTGCTTCTGGTTTGCGGCCAGCGTGCGTGTCAGGAACTGTCATATCAGGGTTGATTTCAAGATGAGCCAATCGAGCAAACGTCCCTCCGCATCCAGGAGGCATCTTGACAATTCTTTGCAAATAAAAAACTCGGTTTCAACTTTCTATCCGAGTGTTGTCAAAAGTGGACCTACGTATTTTTGGCACCTGATTCAAAAACCGCAGAACATCCCGACGTGGGATCATCCTCCGACTTACTGCAGAAAGCTGTTACTGTCTGGAGAGTATCACTGTTATCCTGACAACCCAGGATTACCCAATCAGATGATATCCCAACGCTTGAAAGGAGGTTGGACGGTCCCTAGCATTAAAGTaagtcatttttttcaggTATCAACACCACTACACCCACatccagtgcaagcaatccAAATGAGTTGTCATTGGCAGCATCACCGCCATTTGGAGCACTCTCGTCAATAGGGTCGTCTTGTAAATCCCAATCAAGGTCTCCATCGGCTGGAGGATTAGGAAATAGATCAGCCTACTCAGTGAAAAtgtcaaagaaaagaatgtgTATTGCTTGAATCTGCGAACCGGATTGAACGGAGAAGTTGTCGATGCACCTTTTGGTGGTGCACTGATAAAAGTCTCATTGAAAAGTCTTGATAACGGTCAAAACATTATACTTACCAGCACAGCTGTTTCTCTTGCATGAAACATGCATGAAATATACCGGTATCTCCGTAATCTAGAATATAGACAATTAATAAGTGAGTCACACGCGCAAGAGTATTCCACGCACAATCTCTGTCTTTGACAAAGGTGCCGGTTGGGCAGACCTAATAGTAGGAATAAGTTGTGGGAATTATTTGGGAGTCATTTTCATCAAACCTACATTATCATTACAGCTTAAAAACGACAGCGGCGTAAGTTATACAAAAATATAGGTTGATGTATTTATGCATACTTTTTTGATTGGTGTCCTATAAACTGAATAAATGACTAGAATTTACGTGACGAAGATTCAGAATTATCTCACCGTCTACAAATTCCATTAAATTATGACGCCGAAATCAGTATAAATTTTCTACAGGGTAGAATTCCAAGACAAACGTACACCTGCGCGGAAGATTAGGATTCAAATTATCTATTTAGAGTTCAAATCAGTTTGTCTCACCATTGGCAGTCAGTTGCTTCATCAATTTGCTCGCTGCTTAATCCAGACTGGCAGCAAAATTCTTTGTGCCCAGAGCTACACTTATGGCCTGTACCCCAGGAGTCACTTGCCAATGAAATCTCCCCCGCTGTTGACTATTATGTCATTCAAGAAATGTCTGGAGCAAATTGATGACATACGTTCACAAACACCGTTGCAGAATGGTGCAGTACCTCTCCACTGACAGCCTTTCGGTTGCTGACTATCAAAACATTATAATCTGTATCATACAATGCGTCTTCAGATAAACTCACTTAACAGGACAGCAAACTGGCTGCCCAACAGATTTTCCTCCGCAAGCTAATGACATGGTTAGTTTGGTACCAGACACACCAGTGAAAGAGTTTCACGTACCGCTTGTTGGATTGGCTACAAATTGTATGTTTTTAGCACGCTGTCTATAGAATGAATGTAATAGATATGGATATACCAAGCTTTCCGTCAGTTACATCTGCGATCCTTTGTTTAATTGACTGAAATGGGAACAATGTTCGTAACACACCAGTCATCTGCACGTATCCTGAGGGACATTTTGAACCACATGTACCCAACATACAGTTCTGCCCATCACCAGAGTTCAAATCATGAGCTTTAGGGATGTTGCCGTCTAACATGAGTCAGCCACATGAGCGGAATGGAGACAAATAAACAAGCACAACCTTGAATTGAAATACCAAGTAGGGCATTGTTCGCCTGAATATTGATGAATGGGTCAGACAATGTTGTTGATTATGGGAGAAAAAGACTTACCGTGGAGCTAAACGGCAGGTCAGCATGATTTAAACATTATCATAGTCTTATAACATTGGATTGCGTGAACAACGACTTACTCGAAATCATCCAGATCAAGTGCCCACACCATGAGGCCACCTACAATACATATATAAAATGCTATCAGTGCTCAGAGTGATAGAACAAACCTAGTCCAGCTCCTTTGGCCCATGAAACCTTCGCCTGAAATGTAACAGCGTCGTCATAGCTCACCCAATTGTCCTTGATTAAAGAGAAATGATAACTAGTGTTTTCAACTCGAAGAAAAAATGTTGATGTACTCACATCATCATAAACAAGGTATTTCACTTGTGCTGTTTTATCGTACACGGGAGTGCTATTGGACTGTGCAACTATTTGCTCTATCTCCGCAAAGCTTAGAATACCATCAGAAGCAGTACAGGCTACAACGAGATCAGCCACGAAACATTCATTGTGAATAAGAGGGGACTAACGTCCGCCGGGCGCAGGACCAGAGAAATGACATCCCGGTGTGGTGCAAGTGGGATCAGTCAGTTGGAAGGTACGTCCATAGAAACCCATGCCGAGAACAATTTTCTCGAGAGGTACCCCAACTCTTTGGAACAATTGAACGGACTGAACTATCTCAGTGAGATTTGTATGGGCCTGGACAACGCTTCCAATGTAGACATCCTTCTCGTCCCATACACCATGAAGATCGTAGGACATCAGGTTGACCCAATCGGCGTAAGAGAGTAGACCCAAGAGATCGTAGTGCTGCAGATACCAGAAGGACGAGGGTGCTGTGAATGTGATTCCAAAGGTATGACCTGAAGCGTCGAACTACAAATCAAGAATTGAGTGTTAATCATAGCGCTTCCAAGAGGGTTCAAATTAAGACCTACGGTTTCGCGCATAGTTTTAAAAAGAGCCACCATGTTTTCCTTATCAGCCGGTACACCTCCACGCTCACAGGCCACTGAATTATGACGCCTCATCAGAAAGGACCGTAAAAATGGGGGACTAATACAAACCTGGGTATTCCCAGTCGCTATATGTCAATGGTGTGAGTTTGAGTCCTACTTCATATATAGATAACATACATATCTACCCCATCGAATCCATACTGAACCATAAAACTAAATTATTTAAATGTGAGAAACATCCCAACAAGTGAGAGGCCCTCTACATACCTCACTAATGATTTCGCAAATGCTCGCTGATTTACCAAGCTAGATGCCGTATCACTAAAGACATGCTGAGTAGGTGGATCGTTGAACGACCAGCCCCCAACGGAGATATAAGTT encodes:
- a CDS encoding Killer toxin subunits alpha/beta, producing the protein MRETFDASGHTFGITFTAPSSFWYLQHYDLLGLLSYADWVNLMSYDLHGVWDEKDVYIGSVVQAHTNLTEIVQSVQLFQRVGVPLEKIVLGMGFYGRTFQLTDPTCTTPGCHFSGPAPGGR